In one Bacteroidales bacterium WCE2004 genomic region, the following are encoded:
- a CDS encoding Enamine deaminase RidA, house cleaning of reactive enamine intermediates, YjgF/YER057c/UK114 family, protein MEELHRILSASTLAELYDAEAAFLAANSGWEPVFKRYFLNDCALRPEAIRPETGAVSHIGQAPLDGSGAAVWLYLVRGAKVQRTAGLTVVEADGLRHYWTGDGIAAGPDSYAQTERILHDYIGFLASRGLNLPEQCIRTWFFVRDIDDNYAGLVKSRREIFETQGLTPQTHYIASTGINGSPVDPAALVQLDAYAVEGLPEGAQRYLYAPTHLSPTSIYGVTFERGVRVEYSGAAHAIISGTASIDNRGEVLHVGDVVKQTERMIENVGKLLEESGATFSDLKMAIVYLRRPEDYPLVKDRIAELLGTTPYVIVRGPVCRPTWLIEMECIAIN, encoded by the coding sequence ATGGAGGAACTGCACAGGATCCTCTCAGCATCCACACTGGCGGAACTGTATGACGCCGAAGCAGCATTCCTGGCCGCGAACAGCGGCTGGGAACCTGTTTTCAAACGCTACTTCCTGAATGACTGCGCCCTCCGGCCGGAAGCGATCCGGCCGGAGACCGGCGCGGTCTCGCATATCGGCCAGGCGCCGCTCGACGGGAGCGGGGCGGCCGTGTGGCTCTATCTGGTGCGCGGCGCGAAAGTGCAGCGTACGGCGGGCCTGACCGTCGTCGAGGCGGACGGCCTGCGGCACTACTGGACCGGCGACGGCATCGCCGCAGGTCCGGATTCCTATGCCCAGACGGAGCGCATCCTGCACGATTATATCGGTTTCCTGGCCTCCAGGGGCCTGAACCTGCCGGAGCAGTGCATCCGCACGTGGTTCTTCGTCCGCGACATCGACGACAACTACGCCGGCCTGGTGAAGTCCCGCCGCGAGATCTTCGAGACCCAGGGGCTCACCCCGCAGACGCACTACATCGCCAGCACGGGCATCAACGGCTCGCCGGTCGACCCGGCCGCCCTGGTGCAACTGGACGCGTATGCGGTCGAAGGCCTCCCGGAGGGCGCGCAGCGCTATCTCTATGCGCCCACGCACCTGAGCCCGACGAGCATCTACGGCGTCACCTTCGAGCGGGGCGTCCGCGTGGAATACAGCGGCGCCGCGCATGCGATCATTTCCGGCACGGCCTCCATCGACAACCGCGGGGAGGTGCTGCACGTCGGCGACGTCGTCAAGCAGACGGAACGGATGATCGAGAACGTGGGCAAGCTGCTGGAGGAGTCCGGCGCGACCTTCTCCGACCTCAAGATGGCGATCGTCTACCTGCGTCGCCCGGAGGATTATCCGCTGGTGAAGGACCGCATCGCGGAGCTGCTCGGCACGACGCCCTACGTCATCGTCCGCGGCCCGGTCTGCCGCCCCACCTGGCTCATCGAGATGGAATGCATCGCAATCAACTAG
- a CDS encoding Starch-binding associating with outer membrane yields the protein MYHTMKKILIPILFCAALFAVSCSQALENPQKGVSSQDDFYKSDADAKAARADMYVNFVGSVAGTAGIYNPELMILNYSADDILAAGGNSEDHGDFRIFCEFRYDAAAGALKNFYNNYVTAIFHANLIISNFTTQNRNGTVPKWTSKFTEQCVAEARVMRAYCHLMMALSWNCPNIVDRLLEADELPRQATSQSEVLEWVIEECEKAIECDRLPIREDISDKNSTAIMTRGFAQFVAGKAAVFNNDMATARKYLGALISEGKYKLVKPEDFWTNFHRAGDGNEETIFEPNFIEDPAFTSSGFTAMIRGRWMVANTLCWRTSNLASMPTVCEKISTSGGGWNGGAVQEDFAKKFVEHDGNSPRRRACFLTEEEFLYEMDWSGSTVNNGTPAEKEADPKRGISSSNGIYSHGPYFEWKHMVYHFVPKILAGDKEYPADNINDLGSNSNQTNFGVARYAEALLLYAEACIGSADEQKGLDALHEVQVRSGSGKISDKLTFDDVMEEKQYEMWFENCRFHDLVRWSKTHPDKVNLDQIFNKSGIHERIPTVYDAFFTKGEAKHRFYTEYTKAHYNNFQVGLHEYFPFPRDIMGANPNLKNVLGWAE from the coding sequence ATGTACCACACAATGAAAAAGATTCTTATCCCCATACTTTTCTGCGCCGCGCTATTTGCAGTTTCCTGCTCGCAGGCGCTTGAGAATCCCCAGAAGGGTGTCTCCAGCCAGGACGACTTCTACAAGTCCGACGCTGACGCCAAGGCTGCGCGGGCGGACATGTATGTCAACTTCGTTGGCAGCGTGGCAGGCACGGCCGGTATCTACAATCCGGAACTGATGATCCTCAACTATTCGGCCGACGACATCCTCGCCGCCGGCGGCAACAGCGAAGACCACGGCGACTTCCGTATCTTCTGCGAATTCCGCTACGACGCCGCGGCGGGTGCGCTCAAGAATTTCTACAACAACTACGTCACGGCCATCTTCCACGCCAACCTGATCATCTCCAACTTCACCACCCAGAACCGCAATGGAACCGTGCCCAAGTGGACCAGCAAGTTCACGGAGCAGTGCGTGGCCGAAGCCCGCGTGATGCGCGCCTACTGCCACCTGATGATGGCCCTCTCCTGGAACTGCCCGAACATCGTCGACCGCCTGCTGGAGGCCGATGAGCTTCCCCGCCAGGCGACCAGCCAGTCCGAGGTGCTCGAATGGGTCATCGAAGAGTGCGAGAAGGCTATTGAGTGCGACCGGCTGCCCATCCGCGAGGACATCTCCGACAAGAACAGCACCGCCATCATGACCCGCGGTTTCGCCCAGTTCGTGGCCGGCAAGGCCGCCGTGTTCAACAACGACATGGCCACCGCCCGCAAGTATCTCGGCGCCCTGATCAGCGAAGGCAAGTACAAGCTGGTCAAGCCCGAAGATTTCTGGACCAACTTCCACCGCGCCGGCGACGGCAACGAGGAGACCATCTTCGAGCCGAACTTCATCGAGGACCCTGCCTTCACGAGCAGCGGTTTCACCGCCATGATCCGCGGCCGTTGGATGGTTGCCAACACCCTCTGCTGGCGTACGAGCAACCTCGCCTCCATGCCGACCGTCTGCGAGAAGATCTCCACTTCCGGCGGTGGCTGGAACGGTGGCGCCGTCCAGGAAGACTTCGCCAAGAAGTTCGTCGAGCATGACGGCAATTCCCCGCGCCGCCGCGCCTGCTTCCTCACCGAGGAGGAATTCCTCTATGAGATGGACTGGAGCGGTTCCACCGTCAACAACGGCACGCCTGCCGAGAAGGAAGCCGATCCCAAACGCGGCATCAGCAGCTCCAACGGCATCTACAGCCACGGACCGTACTTCGAGTGGAAGCACATGGTCTACCACTTCGTGCCGAAGATCCTCGCCGGTGACAAGGAGTATCCCGCCGACAACATCAACGACCTGGGTTCCAACTCCAACCAGACCAACTTCGGTGTTGCCCGCTATGCTGAGGCCCTCCTGCTCTACGCCGAGGCCTGCATCGGTTCCGCCGACGAGCAGAAAGGCCTGGACGCCCTCCACGAGGTCCAGGTGCGCTCCGGCTCCGGCAAGATCAGCGACAAGCTCACCTTCGACGACGTGATGGAGGAGAAGCAGTATGAGATGTGGTTCGAGAACTGCCGCTTCCACGACCTCGTCCGCTGGAGCAAGACGCATCCCGACAAGGTCAACCTGGACCAGATCTTCAACAAGTCCGGCATCCATGAGCGCATCCCGACCGTCTACGACGCCTTCTTCACCAAGGGAGAGGCCAAGCACCGCTTCTACACCGAGTACACCAAGGCGCACTACAACAACTTCCAGGTCGGTCTGCACGAATACTTCCCGTTCCCGCGCGACATCATGGGCGCGAATCCGAACCTCAAGAATGTTTTGGGCTGGGCTGAGTAA
- a CDS encoding tRNA(adenine34) deaminase, which yields MTDPDERYMREALREAQAAGAEDEVPIGAVVVCRGRVIARGHNMTERLHDPTAHAEMIALTAATEALGGKYLDDCTLYVTVEPCPMCAAALCWAQLGRLVWGAGDERRGYTRFTPSLLHPRTEVASGLLADECGGLVKDYFKSKR from the coding sequence ATGACCGATCCGGACGAGCGTTACATGCGGGAGGCCCTGCGCGAGGCGCAGGCCGCCGGAGCCGAGGATGAAGTGCCCATCGGCGCCGTGGTCGTGTGCCGCGGGCGCGTGATCGCGCGCGGGCATAACATGACCGAGCGCCTGCACGACCCCACGGCCCATGCCGAGATGATCGCGCTGACCGCCGCCACGGAAGCGCTGGGCGGCAAATACCTGGACGACTGCACGTTGTATGTGACCGTGGAGCCCTGCCCGATGTGCGCGGCGGCGCTCTGCTGGGCGCAGCTCGGCCGCCTCGTCTGGGGCGCCGGCGACGAGCGCCGCGGCTACACCCGCTTCACCCCTTCCCTGCTGCATCCGCGCACGGAAGTCGCCTCCGGCCTGCTCGCCGACGAATGCGGCGGCCTGGTGAAAGATTATTTCAAAAGCAAACGATAA
- a CDS encoding TonB-linked outer membrane protein, SusC/RagA family, whose protein sequence is MKVASIAMILLTSLGSFSASAQNRTISGKVVDTGGEPVIGAAVTVVGNSRIGAATDLNGAFTLSVPAGSNISVESIGFKTQVFAIGNQTRFDIVLEEDAEMLEETVVVGYGVVKKSDLTGSVSSVRSESLRNQSTTDAAAALQGRASGVRVITNGAPGEGTSIRVRGISSPSSGQGPLYVVDGLVVSSIQYLDPTLIESIEVLKDAASAAIYGSQAGNGVILVTTKSGAEGKASVTYTGRAVLQSFGKHPMMNRADLLRYLNYEYADNPGYIQKELNDKDKVDHDYPGGVIDQDWIDAYTEPTWSQQHGLSFSGGNKNGHFFAGLNYAYNNGVVRGDKDVHERISAQINADYQFFKWLKFRSNTSLERWSTRSVSQRKYSSSFESMLLMDPLTPVYRKTLDDLPDDDRLVYDKVQAGDPNYPPYRFLGDEHGFFANTVYSDVEGSPLAKRDGTDSYNGGFNVRGNMAVDLTPIKGLTFTSQFGYHLGTGVEHSYTAPYYIRRGSAEKYSISANSSLSFNYQWENFANYLFKLGKHNFTAMAGFGFYRRTSDNVRSSSEGLDILKGYEPPYQFMDSLKDDAVVVAKNAPSSSTNIAYYGRLIWNYDDRYNVQVNFRADAYDTATLPAYARWGYFPSFSAGWTISNERFFKENISRDAISYLKFRGSWGHNGNIKNIQDSYKYATVISHGNGWYQYGVDEIGSTFGSSPKLDGGLPNPKLRWEVSEQLDLGIVARFLNNRLTFEGAYYNKLTKDMLFRTNIPPELGAGTTTINGGLVRNRGMEFDFGWKDHIGDFNYSINANLTYNWNKVLKWTGREEDNPASGTNFRVRTAKEEGYPLHYILGFVYGGIAEEIIYAKDREGKFLVDDKGEKIILFYPDDPIFQDTNYDGKITDNDMTFIGQGYAPLTYGITINCSWKGLDFTMVGSGAGGNLVMPVLHRTGIKNSMKVYLDNARTPENPNGYMPHPVKTEAADHPFWSSSGNLFKGDFFRIKQLQLGYTLPSNLTKKAAISSLRFYVSLDDFFTITSYPGLDPETASVNNSSGAGIDWGSYPTMQKMILGINLTF, encoded by the coding sequence ATGAAGGTGGCAAGTATCGCCATGATACTTCTCACTTCGCTCGGAAGCTTCTCTGCTTCCGCCCAGAACCGAACCATCAGCGGCAAAGTCGTGGATACCGGAGGAGAACCGGTCATCGGCGCGGCCGTCACCGTGGTCGGCAACTCCCGAATCGGCGCAGCAACGGACCTCAACGGCGCATTCACGCTGTCCGTCCCGGCCGGATCCAACATTTCCGTCGAAAGCATCGGTTTCAAGACGCAGGTCTTCGCAATCGGCAACCAGACCCGCTTCGACATCGTCCTCGAAGAAGACGCTGAGATGCTCGAAGAGACCGTGGTCGTCGGTTACGGCGTGGTCAAGAAGAGCGACCTGACCGGTTCCGTGTCGTCCGTCCGCTCCGAATCCCTCCGTAACCAGTCCACCACCGACGCCGCAGCCGCCCTCCAGGGCCGCGCCTCCGGTGTCCGTGTCATCACCAACGGCGCCCCGGGCGAAGGAACCTCGATCCGCGTCCGCGGTATTTCTTCCCCGAGCTCCGGCCAGGGTCCGCTCTATGTAGTGGACGGCCTCGTGGTAAGCAGCATCCAGTATCTGGACCCGACCCTGATCGAGTCCATCGAGGTCCTGAAGGACGCCGCCTCCGCCGCCATCTACGGTTCCCAGGCGGGTAACGGCGTCATCCTCGTGACCACGAAGAGCGGCGCCGAGGGTAAGGCTTCCGTCACCTACACGGGACGGGCCGTCCTCCAGAGCTTCGGCAAGCACCCCATGATGAACCGTGCCGACCTGCTCAGATACCTCAACTATGAGTATGCGGACAACCCCGGTTACATCCAGAAAGAGCTCAATGATAAAGACAAAGTAGATCATGACTACCCCGGCGGCGTCATCGACCAGGATTGGATCGACGCCTATACGGAGCCGACATGGAGCCAGCAGCACGGCCTCAGCTTCTCCGGCGGCAACAAGAACGGTCACTTCTTCGCCGGCCTCAACTACGCCTACAACAACGGTGTCGTCCGTGGCGACAAGGATGTGCACGAGCGCATCTCCGCCCAGATCAACGCTGACTACCAGTTCTTCAAGTGGTTGAAATTCAGATCCAACACTTCCCTCGAAAGATGGTCTACCCGAAGCGTTTCCCAGCGCAAGTATTCCTCCTCCTTCGAGAGCATGCTCCTCATGGACCCGCTGACGCCGGTCTACAGGAAGACCCTCGACGATCTGCCCGATGACGACCGGCTTGTCTATGACAAGGTGCAGGCGGGCGATCCCAACTACCCGCCCTACCGCTTCCTCGGCGACGAGCACGGATTCTTCGCCAACACCGTATACTCCGATGTGGAAGGCAGCCCGCTCGCCAAACGCGACGGCACCGATTCTTACAACGGCGGCTTCAACGTCCGGGGCAACATGGCTGTCGACCTGACTCCCATCAAAGGCCTGACCTTCACCTCCCAGTTCGGCTACCACCTCGGCACCGGCGTCGAGCACAGCTACACCGCCCCGTACTATATCCGCCGCGGTTCGGCAGAGAAATACTCCATCTCCGCCAACTCCAGCCTGTCGTTCAACTACCAGTGGGAGAACTTCGCCAACTATCTCTTTAAGCTCGGCAAGCACAACTTCACCGCCATGGCCGGTTTCGGCTTCTACCGCCGCACTTCCGACAACGTGCGCAGCAGCTCAGAGGGTCTGGATATCCTCAAAGGCTATGAGCCTCCCTATCAGTTCATGGACTCTCTGAAGGACGACGCAGTCGTGGTCGCCAAGAACGCTCCGAGCTCCAGCACGAACATCGCCTACTATGGCCGACTGATCTGGAACTACGACGACCGCTACAACGTGCAGGTCAACTTCCGTGCGGATGCCTATGACACCGCCACGCTCCCGGCATACGCCCGCTGGGGTTACTTCCCTTCCTTCTCCGCAGGCTGGACCATCAGCAACGAGCGCTTCTTCAAGGAGAACATCTCCCGCGACGCCATTTCCTACTTGAAATTCCGCGGCAGCTGGGGACACAACGGTAACATCAAGAACATCCAGGACTCGTACAAATACGCGACCGTCATTTCCCATGGCAACGGTTGGTATCAGTACGGTGTGGACGAGATCGGCTCCACCTTCGGTTCCTCTCCGAAGCTCGACGGCGGCCTTCCGAACCCGAAACTCCGCTGGGAAGTCTCCGAGCAGCTTGACCTCGGTATCGTCGCCCGCTTCCTCAACAACCGCCTGACCTTCGAAGGCGCCTACTACAACAAACTGACGAAGGACATGCTCTTCAGGACCAACATCCCGCCCGAGCTGGGTGCCGGCACCACCACCATCAACGGCGGTCTCGTGCGCAACCGCGGTATGGAATTCGATTTCGGTTGGAAAGACCACATCGGCGACTTCAACTACAGCATCAACGCCAACCTTACCTACAACTGGAACAAGGTCCTCAAGTGGACCGGGCGCGAGGAGGACAACCCCGCCAGCGGTACCAACTTCCGCGTCCGTACGGCTAAAGAAGAGGGCTACCCGCTCCACTATATCCTGGGCTTCGTCTATGGCGGCATCGCCGAAGAGATCATCTATGCCAAAGACCGGGAGGGCAAGTTCCTCGTGGACGACAAGGGCGAGAAGATTATCCTGTTCTACCCGGATGACCCCATCTTCCAGGATACGAACTACGACGGCAAGATCACTGACAACGATATGACCTTCATCGGTCAGGGTTACGCTCCGTTGACCTACGGTATCACGATCAACTGCAGCTGGAAGGGCCTCGACTTCACCATGGTCGGTTCCGGCGCCGGCGGAAACCTCGTCATGCCGGTCCTCCACCGCACCGGTATCAAGAACTCCATGAAGGTCTACCTGGACAACGCCCGCACGCCGGAGAACCCCAACGGCTACATGCCGCACCCGGTCAAGACGGAAGCTGCCGACCACCCGTTCTGGTCCTCCTCGGGCAACCTCTTCAAGGGCGATTTCTTCCGCATCAAGCAGCTGCAGCTCGGTTACACCCTGCCTTCCAACCTGACGAAGAAGGCGGCGATCAGCAGCCTCCGCTTCTACGTGTCGCTCGACGACTTCTTCACCATCACCAGCTATCCGGGTCTCGACCCCGAAACGGCCTCTGTCAACAACAGCTCCGGCGCCGGTATCGACTGGGGTTCCTACCCGACGATGCAGAAGATGATCCTGGGTATCAACCTTACCTTCTAA
- a CDS encoding Lysophospholipase, alpha-beta hydrolase superfamily, translating into MMKAMTLPASADGLSLAMLVSVPEQAPRGIVQLVHGMCEHKERYIPFMEWLTAHGYVCVIHDQRGHGASVRSADDLGYLYDGGWQALVEDVRVVSDWIREQWPGLDYTLFGHSMGSMVVRSFAKRYDDRLDRLFVCGCPADNPAKGAGRALAWLFGLLRGWHYRPKLLQMMSFGTFNKPFAHEGWPAAWVCSDPATLEAYHNDPLCAYRFTANGFYGLLGLMQDCYSAKGWKVSRPQLPVHFISGAEDPCRTSDAALGKAVTLMRRIGYANADLTLYPHMRHEILNETDRQQVWHDILAQIEQR; encoded by the coding sequence ATGATGAAAGCGATGACCCTTCCCGCATCGGCCGACGGCCTGTCGCTCGCGATGCTTGTCAGCGTCCCGGAACAAGCGCCCCGGGGCATCGTCCAGCTCGTGCACGGGATGTGCGAGCACAAGGAGCGCTATATTCCCTTCATGGAATGGCTGACGGCCCACGGCTACGTCTGCGTCATCCACGACCAGCGCGGCCACGGCGCGTCCGTCAGGAGCGCCGACGACCTCGGCTACCTCTACGACGGCGGCTGGCAGGCGCTGGTGGAGGACGTCCGCGTGGTGTCCGACTGGATCCGGGAGCAGTGGCCCGGGCTGGACTATACGCTCTTCGGCCACAGTATGGGCTCGATGGTCGTCCGCTCGTTCGCCAAGCGCTACGACGACCGGCTGGACCGCCTCTTCGTGTGCGGCTGCCCGGCCGACAATCCCGCCAAGGGCGCCGGCAGGGCGCTGGCATGGCTGTTCGGCCTGCTGCGCGGCTGGCACTATCGCCCCAAGTTGCTGCAGATGATGTCTTTCGGCACGTTCAACAAGCCTTTCGCGCACGAGGGCTGGCCCGCCGCATGGGTCTGCTCGGACCCCGCCACGCTGGAGGCCTACCACAACGACCCGCTCTGCGCCTACCGCTTCACGGCCAACGGTTTCTACGGCCTGCTGGGCCTGATGCAGGACTGCTATTCCGCCAAGGGCTGGAAGGTATCCCGCCCGCAGCTGCCGGTGCACTTCATCTCGGGCGCCGAAGATCCCTGCCGGACCTCCGACGCCGCCCTCGGCAAGGCCGTGACGCTGATGCGCCGGATCGGCTACGCCAATGCCGACCTGACGCTCTATCCGCACATGCGGCACGAAATCCTCAACGAGACCGACCGCCAGCAGGTCTGGCACGACATCCTGGCCCAAATCGAACAGCGATGA